The Ruminococcus bovis genome includes a region encoding these proteins:
- the mnmA gene encoding tRNA 2-thiouridine(34) synthase MnmA, which produces MKKAIIAMSGGVDSSVAAFIMKEKGYHIIGVTMKLYDNDDIGIDTERTCCSLSDIEDARSVCYKLGALYYVFNFKADFKEKIIDDFIETYENGGTPNPCIRCNRYLKFDKLMHRMKELQYDYVVTGHYARIEKKGDRYILKKAVDLSKDQSYVLYNMTQEQLAHVQFPLGEMEKSETRKIAEENGFINADKKDSQDICFVPNGDYAAFIEDYTGKKYPEGDFVDTSGNVLGKHKGIIRYTIGQRKGLGLALPCPMYVKEKDLEDNKVVLCLNDELFSKELYANDFNWLSIEEPKEEIRCKARIRYNQKEQPATAKVMEDGKVKVTFDESQRAICKGQAVVLYDGDVVLGGGTIL; this is translated from the coding sequence ATGAAAAAGGCTATAATTGCAATGAGTGGCGGCGTTGATTCCAGCGTCGCAGCTTTTATTATGAAAGAAAAAGGTTATCACATCATTGGTGTTACAATGAAACTTTATGATAACGATGACATCGGCATTGATACAGAGAGAACTTGTTGTTCACTTTCTGATATTGAAGATGCAAGAAGTGTTTGCTATAAACTGGGTGCACTTTATTATGTTTTCAACTTCAAAGCTGATTTTAAAGAAAAAATAATAGATGATTTTATTGAGACTTACGAAAACGGTGGTACTCCAAACCCTTGTATCCGTTGTAACAGATACCTAAAGTTTGATAAGCTAATGCACCGTATGAAAGAGCTACAGTATGATTATGTTGTTACAGGTCACTATGCAAGAATTGAGAAGAAAGGCGACAGATATATCCTAAAGAAAGCAGTTGACCTTTCTAAGGACCAAAGTTATGTTCTTTACAATATGACTCAAGAACAACTTGCTCATGTTCAGTTTCCATTAGGTGAAATGGAAAAAAGTGAAACTCGTAAAATCGCAGAAGAAAATGGCTTTATCAATGCTGATAAAAAGGATAGTCAGGACATTTGCTTTGTGCCAAATGGTGACTATGCTGCATTTATTGAGGATTATACAGGCAAAAAGTATCCTGAGGGTGACTTTGTAGATACAAGTGGTAATGTACTTGGTAAGCATAAAGGTATTATCCGTTATACTATCGGTCAAAGAAAAGGCTTGGGTCTTGCTTTGCCTTGCCCTATGTATGTTAAGGAAAAGGACTTAGAGGATAACAAAGTTGTGCTTTGCCTAAATGATGAACTTTTCTCTAAGGAACTTTATGCTAACGATTTTAACTGGTTATCTATTGAAGAACCAAAGGAAGAAATCCGTTGTAAGGCTAGAATTCGTTACAACCAAAAGGAACAACCTGCTACTGCAAAAGTAATGGAAGACGGTAAAGTTAAGGTTACTTTTGACGAAAGCCAAAGAGCAATTTGTAAAGGACAAGCAGTTGTACTTTATGATGGTGATGTTGTTCTTGGTGGTGGAACAATTCTATAA
- the argB gene encoding acetylglutamate kinase, with the protein MDSSLTAKVLTQAMPYIQKYAGETIVVKYGGNAMLNEDLKAAVMSDIVLMQLVGVNVVLVHGGGPEISSMLKRVGIESKFINGMRVTDKETMDIVQQVLAGKVNKSLTQHLNHAGGKAIGLCGLDSNMLMAEKMVTGDDLGYVGEITEVNSEVINDAINDGYVPIIATVAGDYKGNVYNINADIAAAHIASKIGAKKLILMTDIRGLLQDKDDEDSLISVVNVSEVSQLKREGIISGGMIPKIDCCVEAVRQGVSRAHIIDGRIEHSILIELFSDEGIGTMFY; encoded by the coding sequence ATGGATAGTAGTTTAACAGCAAAAGTGCTTACACAAGCAATGCCATATATTCAGAAATATGCCGGTGAAACAATTGTTGTAAAATACGGTGGCAATGCAATGCTTAACGAAGATTTAAAGGCTGCTGTTATGAGTGACATTGTACTAATGCAACTTGTTGGTGTAAATGTTGTTCTTGTACATGGTGGTGGTCCTGAAATTTCTTCAATGCTAAAAAGAGTTGGCATTGAAAGTAAATTCATCAACGGTATGCGTGTTACCGATAAAGAAACAATGGATATTGTTCAGCAAGTTTTAGCCGGTAAGGTAAACAAAAGCTTAACTCAGCACCTTAACCATGCAGGTGGCAAGGCTATTGGTCTTTGTGGTCTTGACAGTAATATGCTTATGGCTGAAAAGATGGTTACAGGTGATGACCTAGGTTATGTTGGTGAAATCACAGAAGTAAATAGTGAAGTTATTAACGATGCTATTAATGACGGCTATGTACCTATTATTGCTACTGTAGCCGGTGACTATAAGGGTAATGTGTATAACATTAATGCTGATATTGCTGCTGCCCATATTGCATCAAAGATTGGTGCTAAGAAACTTATTCTTATGACTGATATTAGAGGACTGCTTCAGGATAAAGATGATGAAGACTCACTTATCTCTGTAGTAAATGTCAGTGAAGTCAGTCAGCTAAAGAGAGAGGGCATCATCAGTGGTGGTATGATACCTAAGATTGATTGTTGTGTTGAGGCAGTTCGTCAAGGTGTATCAAGAGCTCATATTATTGACGGTAGAATTGAACATTCTATTCTTATTGAATTGTTCTCCGATGAAGGTATCGGTACAATGTTCTATTAA
- a CDS encoding aspartate aminotransferase family protein: MDNKKIKELDNENIMHTYGRYDVCLTKGKGVYAYDDNGKKYIDVSSGIGVNSLGYCDDGWVKAVSEQAGTIQHISNYYYNKVAGVLAEKLTKATGLSKVFFGNSGAEANECAIKVARKYSFDKYGRGRDHIITLVNSFHGRTIATLSATGQDVFHNYFFPFVEGFDNAIANDIESLKNTITDKTCAVMLETVQGEGGVNILDSEYLQQVRKICDEKDILLIVDEVQTGVCRTGKLYGYMHSGIKPDVVTSAKGLGGGLPIGVCMVNDKLKDVMGPSTHGTTFGSNPVVCAGANYIIDTVNTPEFIEEINKKGAYFKEKIEKIKGVKSVRQQGLMIGIEVEGNAGDIAKKCTENGLLVITAKTLLRMLPPLNIKYEEIDEALAILKKVMEE; encoded by the coding sequence ATGGATAATAAAAAGATTAAAGAATTAGATAATGAAAATATTATGCATACATACGGCAGATATGATGTTTGTCTAACTAAAGGTAAAGGTGTGTATGCTTATGACGATAACGGTAAGAAATATATTGATGTTTCTTCCGGTATCGGTGTAAACAGTCTTGGTTACTGTGATGACGGTTGGGTAAAGGCAGTTAGTGAACAAGCCGGTACTATTCAGCACATTAGTAACTATTACTACAACAAGGTTGCCGGTGTTCTTGCTGAAAAGCTAACCAAGGCAACAGGACTTTCAAAAGTATTCTTTGGCAACAGTGGTGCTGAAGCAAATGAATGTGCAATTAAGGTTGCAAGAAAATATTCATTTGATAAGTACGGCAGAGGCAGAGACCATATTATTACTTTGGTAAACAGTTTCCATGGCAGAACTATTGCAACATTGTCTGCAACAGGTCAGGATGTTTTCCACAACTACTTCTTCCCATTTGTAGAAGGCTTTGATAATGCTATTGCCAATGATATTGAAAGTCTAAAGAATACAATCACAGACAAAACTTGTGCTGTTATGCTAGAGACAGTTCAGGGTGAGGGTGGTGTAAATATCCTTGACTCTGAATATCTACAACAGGTAAGAAAGATTTGTGATGAAAAGGACATTTTGCTTATTGTTGATGAAGTACAGACAGGTGTTTGCCGTACAGGTAAACTTTACGGCTATATGCACAGTGGCATTAAGCCTGATGTTGTAACTTCTGCAAAAGGTCTTGGTGGTGGACTTCCTATTGGTGTTTGTATGGTTAATGACAAGCTAAAGGATGTTATGGGTCCATCAACTCACGGTACAACATTTGGCAGTAATCCTGTTGTTTGTGCCGGTGCTAACTATATTATTGATACAGTAAACACCCCTGAATTTATTGAAGAAATCAACAAGAAGGGTGCTTACTTTAAAGAAAAAATTGAAAAAATCAAAGGTGTTAAGTCAGTTCGTCAACAAGGCTTAATGATTGGTATTGAAGTTGAGGGCAATGCCGGTGATATTGCAAAGAAATGTACAGAAAACGGACTTCTTGTAATCACTGCAAAAACATTATTAAGAATGTTGCCACCACTAAATATTAAGTATGAAGAAATTGATGAAGCACTTGCTATACTAAAGAAGGTAATGGAGGAATAA
- a CDS encoding GNAT family N-acetyltransferase — MDNLQIREMTIEDYDEIFALWQVTTKRALSDADSRENIAKYLEHNKGMSLVGIVDGKIIATVLAGHDGRRGFIHHMAVSPDYRRMGVGRSLATEADKRIKQAGIKKTHIFCYKNNQLGQPFWKAMGFTKRDDIDVFSFD; from the coding sequence ATGGATAATTTACAGATTAGAGAAATGACAATTGAAGACTATGATGAGATTTTTGCTCTTTGGCAAGTAACAACAAAGAGAGCCTTGTCTGATGCCGACAGTAGAGAAAATATTGCCAAGTACCTTGAACACAACAAGGGTATGTCACTTGTTGGTATAGTTGACGGTAAGATTATTGCTACTGTACTTGCAGGTCATGACGGCAGAAGAGGTTTTATTCATCATATGGCAGTTAGCCCTGATTACCGTAGAATGGGTGTTGGCAGAAGCCTTGCTACTGAGGCTGACAAAAGAATAAAACAAGCCGGTATTAAGAAAACTCACATTTTCTGTTACAAAAACAATCAACTAGGTCAACCTTTTTGGAAAGCAATGGGTTTTACAAAGAGGGATGACATTGATGTTTTCTCATTTGATTGA
- the argF gene encoding ornithine carbamoyltransferase has protein sequence MKHLLTLESLSTEEIKDILNLADQLKYELKHGIEHHHLKGKTLGMIFEKSSTRTRVSFETGMYQLGGHPLFLSSNDLQIGRGEPVEDTARVLSRMLDGIMIRTFAQAEVDALAEYGSIPVINGLTDYCHPCQVLADLMTIREFKGKLKGLKLAFIGDGNNMANSLIVGCLKCGMSVAIACPKGYEPPKNILDFADNYPGMFEMTTDPLKAAENADVVYTDVWASMGQEEEKAIREKAFAGIQINAELMEKTNKDCMVLHCLPAHRGEEITADVFEAHADEIFEEAENRLHAQKAVMVRLMADKQPE, from the coding sequence ATGAAGCATTTATTAACACTTGAAAGTCTATCAACAGAAGAAATTAAGGATATTCTTAACCTTGCTGATCAGCTAAAGTATGAACTAAAGCATGGTATTGAACATCATCACCTAAAGGGTAAAACACTGGGTATGATTTTTGAAAAGTCATCAACAAGAACAAGAGTTTCTTTTGAAACAGGTATGTATCAGCTAGGTGGTCACCCACTATTCTTATCATCAAATGATTTACAGATTGGTAGAGGTGAACCTGTAGAAGATACTGCAAGAGTTCTTTCAAGAATGTTAGACGGTATTATGATTCGTACATTTGCTCAGGCAGAAGTTGATGCACTTGCTGAATACGGTTCAATCCCTGTTATTAACGGTTTAACAGACTATTGTCACCCATGTCAGGTACTTGCTGACCTTATGACAATTCGTGAATTTAAGGGTAAGCTAAAGGGTCTTAAGTTAGCATTTATCGGTGACGGTAACAATATGGCTAACTCACTTATTGTTGGTTGCTTAAAGTGTGGTATGAGCGTTGCTATTGCTTGTCCTAAGGGTTATGAACCTCCAAAGAACATTCTTGACTTTGCAGACAATTATCCGGGTATGTTTGAAATGACAACAGACCCACTAAAGGCTGCTGAAAATGCTGATGTTGTATATACTGATGTATGGGCATCAATGGGTCAGGAAGAAGAAAAGGCTATTCGTGAAAAGGCATTTGCCGGTATTCAGATTAATGCTGAACTAATGGAAAAAACAAACAAGGATTGTATGGTTCTTCATTGCCTACCTGCTCACAGAGGTGAAGAAATTACTGCTGATGTTTTTGAAGCTCATGCTGATGAAATCTTTGAAGAAGCAGAAAACAGACTCCATGCTCAAAAGGCTGTTATGGTTAGACTAATGGCTGACAAACAACCTGAATAA
- the argC gene encoding N-acetyl-gamma-glutamyl-phosphate reductase, with protein MIKVGIIGATGYAGAELVRLITTHPQAEIVAISSVSFEGQKISDVYRSYVNINEMICENADDVVEKAEVIFAALPHGLSQELAKKCYDNDKVFIDLGADFRLKSEEEYKEWYKGEYVHKELHDMAVYGLPEFYRDKIKGAKIIANPGCYTTCSPLALVPALNAGVIDTKGIICDCKSGVTGAGRSLSQGNHYPELNEGFHPYKVACHRHTPEIEQTLTSFADEKVTITFVPHLLPVNRGILATCYAPLKKDITMEELRKIYQDFYKGEYFIRLLDDGQVADIHNVKYSNFCDISLHLDKRANLLVAVAAIDNMVKGAAGQAIQNMNIIFGLDEKTGLEIVPPAF; from the coding sequence ATGATTAAGGTAGGAATTATTGGTGCAACAGGTTATGCCGGTGCAGAGCTTGTTCGCCTTATTACAACTCACCCACAAGCTGAAATTGTAGCTATTAGCTCAGTTAGCTTTGAGGGTCAGAAAATTAGTGATGTATATAGAAGTTATGTAAATATAAACGAAATGATTTGCGAAAATGCAGATGATGTTGTAGAAAAAGCAGAAGTTATCTTTGCTGCTTTACCACATGGTTTAAGCCAAGAACTTGCAAAGAAATGTTATGACAATGACAAGGTGTTTATTGACCTAGGTGCTGACTTTAGACTAAAGAGCGAAGAAGAATACAAAGAATGGTACAAAGGTGAATATGTACACAAGGAACTTCACGATATGGCAGTTTACGGTTTACCTGAATTTTATCGTGACAAGATTAAGGGTGCTAAGATTATTGCAAATCCCGGTTGTTACACAACTTGTTCACCACTTGCTTTAGTACCTGCTCTTAATGCCGGTGTTATTGACACTAAGGGTATTATTTGTGACTGTAAAAGTGGTGTTACCGGTGCAGGTCGTTCACTTTCTCAGGGTAATCACTATCCTGAACTAAACGAAGGTTTCCATCCTTATAAGGTTGCTTGTCACCGTCATACTCCTGAAATTGAACAGACACTTACTTCTTTTGCTGATGAAAAGGTAACAATTACTTTCGTTCCACATTTGCTACCTGTAAACAGAGGTATCCTTGCTACTTGTTATGCTCCTTTAAAGAAGGACATTACAATGGAAGAACTAAGAAAGATTTATCAAGATTTCTACAAAGGTGAATATTTCATCAGACTTCTTGATGATGGTCAAGTAGCTGATATTCACAATGTTAAGTACAGTAATTTCTGTGATATTTCTCTTCACCTGGACAAAAGAGCAAACTTGCTTGTTGCAGTAGCTGCCATTGACAATATGGTTAAGGGTGCTGCCGGTCAAGCAATTCAGAATATGAATATTATTTTTGGTTTAGACGAAAAGACAGGTTTGGAAATCGTTCCTCCTGCATTCTAA
- a CDS encoding biotin transporter BioY: protein MKNNKIFDMVVCALFAAICCIFSIITIPIGVVPVSLGILAVVFTAVVLGPVKGLISVVVYLLLGLFLPLFSGGQTGLSTYANITGGYVWSYLIVVVVVGLICKIPTKNKALEIVISILACAVGVVICYTCGTIQFMAITKYDLNASLAACVIPFLPFDAIKCVIAGVVGPLLKIALRKSGYMK, encoded by the coding sequence ATGAAGAACAATAAAATATTTGATATGGTAGTGTGTGCATTATTTGCAGCTATCTGTTGTATCTTTTCAATCATCACTATTCCAATCGGTGTTGTACCGGTTTCACTTGGTATTTTGGCAGTAGTATTTACAGCAGTAGTGCTTGGTCCTGTAAAAGGTCTAATCTCTGTTGTTGTTTACTTACTATTAGGTTTATTCTTACCACTGTTTAGTGGTGGACAGACAGGTCTATCTACATATGCTAACATTACCGGTGGTTATGTTTGGTCTTACCTAATTGTTGTAGTAGTTGTTGGTTTGATTTGTAAAATCCCAACTAAGAACAAAGCTCTTGAAATTGTTATTAGTATTTTAGCTTGTGCAGTTGGTGTTGTTATTTGTTACACTTGTGGTACAATTCAGTTTATGGCTATTACAAAGTATGATTTAAATGCTTCTTTGGCAGCTTGTGTAATTCCATTCCTACCATTTGACGCAATCAAGTGTGTTATTGCCGGTGTGGTTGGACCTTTACTAAAAATAGCACTTAGAAAATCAGGCTATATGAAATAA
- the argJ gene encoding bifunctional glutamate N-acetyltransferase/amino-acid acetyltransferase ArgJ — protein sequence MDFRFIDGTITTPQGFTGAAICGGIKEGNTTKKDIMMVKCDTLCNAAAVYTKNLVKSDAILVTQEHLKNGKAQAIVANSGNANTCNADGYKKASDVCKLCASTLNIAEDDVIVASTGVIGVPLPLEPFEQKLYLMKKMMSSENGSDCAEAIMTTDTVKKEMAMEMTIDGKTVTVGGIAKGSGMIHINMGTMLSFVTTDCAISSKMLEEALKEAVEDSYNMVSVDGDTSTNDTLAIMASGKAGNKEITTKNEDYKTFVAGLTEAFKSLAKQLAKDGEGATKLLICDVSGAKTKKDAVGVAKTVIGSSLVKTAMFGADANWGRVLCAIGYSGMDVDISKVKVTFKSEGGEVLVCENGAGVGFDEDEAKKVLVCDTVTIDIELNDGEGFAEAYGCDLTYDYVKINGDYRT from the coding sequence ATGGACTTTAGATTTATTGATGGAACTATCACAACTCCTCAAGGCTTTACCGGTGCAGCTATCTGTGGTGGTATCAAAGAGGGTAACACAACTAAGAAAGATATTATGATGGTAAAGTGCGACACTTTGTGTAATGCTGCTGCTGTTTATACAAAAAACCTTGTAAAGTCAGATGCTATCCTAGTAACTCAGGAACATTTGAAAAACGGCAAAGCACAGGCTATTGTTGCTAACAGTGGTAACGCAAATACTTGTAACGCTGACGGTTACAAGAAGGCATCAGATGTTTGCAAACTTTGTGCATCAACACTTAATATTGCCGAAGATGATGTTATTGTTGCATCAACAGGTGTTATCGGTGTGCCACTACCACTTGAACCATTTGAACAGAAACTTTATTTAATGAAGAAAATGATGAGTAGCGAAAATGGCTCTGACTGTGCCGAAGCAATTATGACAACAGATACAGTTAAAAAAGAAATGGCAATGGAAATGACTATTGACGGCAAAACTGTTACTGTTGGTGGTATTGCTAAGGGCAGTGGTATGATTCATATTAATATGGGTACAATGCTTTCTTTCGTTACAACTGACTGTGCTATCAGCTCAAAAATGTTGGAAGAAGCACTTAAGGAAGCAGTAGAAGACAGCTACAATATGGTTTCTGTTGACGGTGATACTTCTACTAACGATACACTTGCTATTATGGCCAGTGGTAAAGCAGGTAATAAGGAAATCACAACTAAGAATGAAGATTATAAGACATTTGTTGCCGGTTTAACAGAGGCTTTCAAGTCACTTGCTAAGCAACTTGCTAAAGACGGTGAGGGTGCAACAAAGCTACTTATCTGTGATGTTAGTGGAGCTAAAACAAAGAAAGATGCAGTAGGTGTTGCAAAGACAGTTATCGGTTCTTCTCTTGTAAAGACTGCTATGTTTGGTGCAGATGCTAACTGGGGCAGAGTGCTATGTGCTATCGGTTACAGTGGTATGGATGTTGACATTAGCAAGGTTAAGGTTACTTTCAAAAGCGAAGGTGGCGAAGTTCTTGTTTGTGAGAACGGTGCCGGTGTTGGCTTTGACGAAGATGAGGCAAAGAAAGTCCTAGTTTGTGATACTGTTACTATTGATATTGAACTTAATGACGGTGAAGGCTTTGCCGAAGCTTATGGTTGCGACCTAACATATGATTATGTAAAAATCAACGGTGACTATAGAACCTGA
- a CDS encoding transposase, with protein METVKSNKNFPKRKSIRLKNYDYSTAGVYFITICTKDRKNYFWQPKEIYCKFIGNNIIRPYKIPLSKYGRIAERKLLNIPRIYKGISVSSFVIMPNHIHMLLTVSSNQRYNHSTTLDVTEGKASITRVVKQFKGAVSKEVGFSVWQRSFYDHIVRSEKDLAKMWQYIKSNPLLWEDDCFRKIR; from the coding sequence ATGGAAACTGTAAAATCAAACAAGAACTTTCCAAAACGAAAATCTATAAGGTTAAAAAATTATGATTATTCTACTGCCGGTGTATATTTTATTACAATATGCACTAAGGATAGAAAAAATTATTTTTGGCAACCAAAAGAGATTTATTGTAAGTTTATAGGGAATAACATTATTCGACCTTATAAAATACCTTTAAGTAAATATGGTAGGATAGCTGAAAGAAAACTTTTAAATATTCCAAGAATATATAAAGGTATTTCTGTTAGTTCATTTGTTATTATGCCTAACCATATACATATGCTTTTAACGGTTAGTTCTAATCAAAGATATAACCATTCAACAACGCTTGATGTTACAGAAGGTAAGGCTAGTATTACAAGAGTTGTTAAGCAGTTTAAAGGTGCAGTTTCTAAAGAAGTTGGTTTTTCTGTTTGGCAAAGGTCATTTTATGACCACATTGTGCGAAGTGAAAAAGACTTAGCAAAAATGTGGCAATATATAAAAAGCAATCCGTTATTATGGGAAGATGATTGTTTTAGAAAAATAAGATAG
- the argH gene encoding argininosuccinate lyase, producing MQLWQGRFKKSLSKTTNDFNSSISFDSRMFREDIQGSIAHATMLGETGIIKKEESLHIVEGLKGILEDLLSGELHFDMECEDIHTFIEGELTKRIGDDGKRLHTARSRNDQVAVDIKLYLRHEVEEIISLLKDLIKVIASKAKEYYDTVMPGYTHLQRAQPITFGHHLLAYGEMFLRDLSRLQDCRKRMNINPLGSCALAGTTYPIDRHMTSELLGFDAPTNNSLDGVSDRDYCLEIASDLSIIMVHLSRFSEEMIMWCSWEFKFVELDDAFSTGSSIMPQKKNPDIAELVRGKSGRVFGDTMGLLTAMKGIALAYNKDMQEDKEAIFDAVDSVKMCLISFTPMLDTMTVLKNKMRSAAAGGFINATDCADYLTKKGIPFRDAYKATGALVARCIDLGTDLENLPMEEYKKVHSAFDDGVYEAINLEKCVADRTSFGGPAPQNVMKQAEDMLKKIED from the coding sequence ATGCAGTTATGGCAAGGAAGATTTAAGAAATCTCTTTCTAAAACAACTAACGATTTTAACTCATCCATTTCTTTTGACTCAAGAATGTTTAGAGAAGATATACAAGGCTCAATCGCTCATGCTACTATGCTGGGTGAAACAGGCATTATCAAGAAAGAAGAGTCACTTCATATTGTTGAAGGTCTAAAAGGTATTCTTGAAGATTTACTTTCAGGTGAACTTCACTTTGATATGGAATGTGAGGATATTCACACATTTATTGAGGGTGAACTAACAAAGAGAATCGGTGATGACGGTAAAAGACTTCACACAGCAAGAAGTAGAAATGACCAGGTTGCTGTTGATATTAAGCTATATTTAAGACACGAAGTAGAAGAGATTATTTCTTTGCTAAAGGACCTAATCAAGGTTATTGCATCTAAGGCTAAGGAATATTATGACACAGTAATGCCGGGTTATACTCATCTTCAGAGAGCACAACCTATTACATTCGGTCATCATTTACTAGCTTATGGCGAAATGTTCCTAAGAGATTTATCAAGACTTCAGGATTGTCGCAAGAGAATGAACATTAACCCACTGGGTTCTTGTGCATTAGCCGGTACAACTTACCCTATTGACAGACATATGACATCAGAACTTTTAGGTTTTGATGCTCCAACAAACAATTCACTTGACGGTGTTTCTGACAGAGATTATTGTCTTGAAATTGCAAGTGACTTGTCAATTATTATGGTACACCTATCAAGATTTTCCGAAGAAATGATTATGTGGTGTAGCTGGGAATTTAAGTTTGTGGAACTTGATGATGCTTTTTCAACAGGTTCATCAATTATGCCACAGAAGAAGAACCCTGATATTGCAGAACTTGTCAGAGGCAAGAGTGGTCGTGTATTTGGTGATACAATGGGACTGCTTACTGCTATGAAGGGTATTGCTTTAGCTTACAACAAGGATATGCAAGAAGATAAAGAGGCAATTTTTGATGCAGTTGATTCTGTAAAAATGTGCCTAATTTCCTTTACTCCAATGCTAGACACTATGACAGTGTTAAAGAATAAAATGAGAAGTGCAGCTGCCGGTGGATTTATCAATGCTACCGACTGTGCCGATTATCTAACTAAGAAAGGTATCCCATTTAGAGATGCTTACAAGGCTACAGGTGCTTTGGTTGCAAGATGTATTGACCTTGGTACTGACCTTGAAAATTTACCTATGGAAGAATACAAGAAAGTACATTCTGCTTTTGATGATGGTGTTTATGAGGCTATCAACCTAGAAAAATGTGTTGCAGACAGAACATCTTTTGGTGGTCCTGCTCCACAGAATGTTATGAAACAAGCAGAAGATATGCTAAAGAAGATTGAGGATTAA
- the nadA gene encoding quinolinate synthase NadA, which yields MINDIQKQILKLKEENDVCILAHSYMAQEIKEIADFTGDSYALAVKSAKVPQKTVIMCGVRFMAETVKILAPEKKVILSNPDAGCPMAEQMDKETISLVKEQYPDYAVVAYINTTASLKTICDVCVTSSSAVEICKKLDADKILFIPDCNLGSYVAKQVPEKEFKLLHGGCPTHAKISESKLLEAMKKHPNAKVLVHPECQPDVVQHADYVGSTSGIVNFAKQSEDKEFIIGTEISIAEELQYACPDKQFYPMSKDLICPNMKATTLMDVYGCLKGTFGDEITMDEEKRLQAKKCIDEMIRLG from the coding sequence ATGATTAACGACATTCAAAAGCAGATTTTAAAATTAAAAGAAGAAAATGATGTGTGTATTCTTGCACACTCATATATGGCTCAGGAGATTAAAGAAATTGCCGATTTTACAGGTGACAGTTATGCACTTGCAGTAAAATCAGCTAAAGTACCACAGAAAACAGTTATTATGTGTGGTGTTCGTTTTATGGCAGAAACAGTAAAGATTCTTGCTCCTGAAAAGAAAGTTATCCTAAGCAACCCTGATGCCGGTTGTCCTATGGCAGAACAGATGGATAAGGAAACTATTTCTCTTGTAAAGGAACAGTATCCTGACTATGCAGTAGTTGCATACATAAATACTACTGCAAGTTTAAAAACTATATGTGATGTATGTGTTACATCATCTTCAGCTGTTGAGATTTGTAAGAAACTTGATGCTGACAAGATTTTGTTTATTCCTGACTGTAACCTAGGTTCTTATGTTGCAAAGCAAGTACCTGAAAAGGAATTTAAACTTCTTCACGGTGGTTGCCCAACTCATGCAAAGATTTCTGAAAGTAAGCTACTTGAGGCTATGAAGAAACACCCAAATGCAAAGGTGCTTGTTCATCCTGAATGTCAGCCTGATGTTGTACAACATGCTGATTATGTCGGTTCAACTTCCGGTATTGTTAACTTTGCTAAGCAGAGTGAAGACAAGGAATTTATTATCGGTACAGAAATTTCTATTGCTGAAGAGTTACAGTATGCTTGTCCTGATAAACAGTTCTACCCAATGTCAAAGGACTTAATCTGTCCTAATATGAAAGCAACTACACTAATGGATGTTTATGGTTGCTTAAAGGGTACATTTGGTGATGAGATCACAATGGACGAAGAAAAGCGTTTACAGGCTAAAAAATGTATTGATGAAATGATAAGGTTAGGCTAA